From a single Bacillus pseudomycoides DSM 12442 genomic region:
- a CDS encoding acetyl-CoA carboxylase biotin carboxylase subunit, translating into MFQKILIANRGEIAVRIIKTCQKLGIPTVAIYSEADENALHVKLANEAYLVGGPRVQESYLNLEKIIEIAKKTNTEAIHPGYGLLSENPSFAVRCKEEGIVFIGPSEEIIAKMGSKIESRLAMQEANVPVVPGITTNIETAEEAIGIAKQIGYPLMLKASAGGGGIGMQLMETEQTLTKAFESNKTRAQNFFGNGEMYLERYIADAHHIEIQLLADTHGNTVYLWERECSVQRRNQKVIEEAPSPFLDEETRKAMGKVAVQAAKALGYTNAGTVEFLVDDKKNFYFLEMNTRLQVEHPVTEEITGLDLVEQQLLIASGEKLSFTQEDINRSGHAIEARIYAEDPKTFFPSPGKITDLTLPETVRIDHFLENNVTITPFYDPMIAKVIAHGETREEAIEKLQDALQNLKVEGIKTNTSMLLQVLEDEVFQSGIYTTGFVTKQLVKK; encoded by the coding sequence ATGTTTCAAAAAATATTAATCGCTAATCGTGGCGAAATTGCAGTTCGAATTATAAAAACATGTCAAAAACTTGGAATTCCTACAGTTGCTATTTATTCAGAGGCAGATGAAAATGCACTTCATGTAAAACTAGCAAATGAGGCTTATTTGGTTGGTGGCCCACGTGTCCAAGAGAGCTATTTAAATCTCGAAAAGATTATAGAAATTGCTAAGAAAACAAATACTGAAGCGATTCATCCAGGATATGGATTGTTATCAGAAAATCCTTCCTTCGCGGTTCGCTGTAAAGAAGAAGGAATTGTATTTATTGGTCCTTCTGAAGAAATCATTGCTAAGATGGGAAGTAAAATCGAGTCACGTCTGGCAATGCAAGAAGCAAATGTTCCAGTTGTACCAGGAATCACAACGAATATTGAGACTGCTGAAGAAGCGATTGGAATTGCAAAACAAATTGGTTATCCATTAATGCTGAAGGCATCCGCGGGCGGCGGGGGCATTGGAATGCAGTTGATGGAAACTGAGCAAACGCTCACCAAAGCATTCGAGAGCAATAAAACGCGTGCACAAAACTTTTTTGGTAATGGTGAGATGTACTTAGAGCGATACATTGCAGATGCGCATCATATTGAAATTCAACTTTTAGCTGATACACATGGCAATACAGTTTATTTATGGGAACGTGAATGCTCTGTACAACGCCGGAATCAAAAAGTAATTGAAGAAGCACCGTCTCCATTTTTAGATGAAGAAACACGTAAAGCGATGGGGAAAGTTGCTGTACAAGCAGCAAAAGCTCTTGGCTATACAAATGCAGGTACGGTTGAATTTCTTGTGGATGATAAGAAAAACTTCTATTTCTTAGAGATGAATACAAGGTTACAAGTGGAGCATCCTGTTACTGAAGAAATTACTGGTCTAGATCTTGTTGAACAACAATTACTCATTGCGTCTGGTGAAAAGCTTTCCTTTACGCAGGAGGATATAAATCGTAGTGGTCATGCCATTGAAGCACGTATTTATGCAGAAGATCCAAAAACATTTTTCCCATCACCTGGGAAGATTACGGACCTAACGTTACCAGAAACAGTGCGTATTGATCACTTTTTAGAAAATAATGTTACAATCACACCGTTTTACGATCCGATGATTGCAAAAGTGATTGCTCATGGTGAAACGCGTGAAGAAGCAATTGAAAAATTACAGGATGCACTTCAAAACTTGAAAGTAGAAGGCATTAAGACAAATACATCCATGCTATTGCAAGTGCTAGAAGATGAAGTGTTCCAAAGTGGTATTTATACAACAGGTTTTGTAACAAAACAACTTGTAAAAAAATAA
- a CDS encoding acyl-CoA dehydrogenase: MEFTLTREKQMIKEMVRDFAEKEVAPKAVYYDKTAEFPYETFQKMGELGLLGIPFTEEYGGSGGDTLSYALAVEEIGRACGGTGLSYAATISLGASPIYYFGTEEQKQKYLVPMASGKTLGAFGLTEPNAGSDAGGTQTKAFLDGDEYVISGEKCWITNAEYANTIIVTAINGVEENGKKRISAFIVPTTSKGLTISSPYDKMGVRASNTCEIVLDGVRVPKENILGDVNKGFKQFLYTLDGGRISIAALAVGIAQSAFERALQYAKERQQFGKTISNFQAIQFKLADMATEVELARNLVHKAAWLKDHDKPFGKEAAMAKLFASEAASRIANQAVQIHGGYGYMREYEVERHIRDAKLLEIGEGTSEIQRLVIARHLGCR, translated from the coding sequence ATGGAATTTACTCTAACTCGCGAAAAACAAATGATTAAAGAAATGGTACGAGACTTTGCTGAAAAGGAAGTTGCACCAAAAGCTGTGTATTATGATAAAACAGCTGAATTTCCATACGAAACGTTTCAAAAAATGGGCGAACTGGGATTATTAGGAATTCCATTCACGGAAGAGTATGGAGGTTCTGGCGGCGATACTCTATCGTATGCGTTAGCTGTTGAAGAAATTGGCCGTGCTTGTGGCGGTACAGGTTTAAGTTATGCTGCAACAATTTCATTAGGTGCTTCTCCAATTTATTACTTTGGTACAGAAGAACAAAAGCAGAAGTATTTAGTTCCAATGGCATCTGGAAAAACATTAGGTGCTTTTGGTTTAACTGAACCGAATGCTGGATCCGATGCAGGTGGCACACAAACAAAAGCATTTTTAGATGGTGATGAATATGTGATTAGCGGTGAGAAGTGTTGGATTACGAATGCAGAGTATGCAAATACAATCATTGTAACCGCTATCAATGGTGTCGAAGAAAATGGAAAAAAACGTATTTCTGCATTTATTGTGCCGACAACAAGTAAGGGATTAACGATTTCAAGTCCATACGATAAGATGGGTGTTCGTGCCTCTAATACTTGTGAAATCGTACTTGATGGTGTTCGTGTACCGAAAGAGAATATTCTTGGTGATGTAAATAAAGGATTTAAACAATTCTTATATACACTTGATGGAGGGCGTATTTCAATTGCAGCATTAGCTGTAGGAATTGCACAGTCTGCTTTTGAGCGTGCACTTCAATATGCAAAAGAGCGTCAGCAATTCGGAAAAACGATTTCTAATTTCCAAGCGATTCAATTTAAACTGGCTGATATGGCTACTGAAGTGGAATTGGCGCGTAATTTAGTACATAAAGCGGCTTGGTTAAAGGATCATGATAAACCTTTCGGTAAAGAAGCGGCTATGGCAAAGTTATTTGCATCTGAAGCAGCAAGTCGTATTGCGAATCAAGCAGTGCAAATTCATGGTGGATATGGTTATATGCGTGAATATGAAGTAGAGCGTCATATTCGTGATGCGAAGCTTTTAGAAATTGGTGAAGGAACTTCTGAAATTCAACGTCTCGTAATCGCAAGACATTTAGGGTGTAGATAA
- a CDS encoding YbgA family protein, translated as MRQFAKPTVVVSKCLEFGACRYNGDLIHDVTIRNLQPFVTFIPVCPEVEIGLGIPRETIRIIEDSGIHKLVQPSTRKDVTERMQRFSDQFLSTLLDVDGFILKNRSPSCGTRDVKIYTGYEKSPVKEKGVGFFGGAVLKKFSHIAVEEEGRLSNFIIREHFFTRLFTMAHFKTIKQSKTLKELVSFQSDHKYLFMAYNQVKQKKLGRIIANHAKDNIENIFENYEKTLYELLKRTPRYTSNINVCQHIFGYFKDKLNKQEKEYFLTLLQKYADKKIPLSNLLVVLKSWVLRFEDHYLLRQTYFEPYPEALVEISDSGKGRDY; from the coding sequence ATGCGACAATTTGCTAAACCAACAGTTGTTGTAAGTAAATGTCTAGAATTTGGTGCTTGCCGTTATAATGGAGATTTGATTCATGATGTGACTATTCGAAATCTACAGCCGTTTGTTACATTTATTCCGGTATGCCCTGAAGTGGAAATTGGATTAGGAATTCCACGTGAGACAATTCGGATTATCGAAGATAGTGGCATTCATAAGCTTGTACAGCCTTCGACAAGAAAAGATGTTACAGAGAGGATGCAACGGTTTTCTGATCAATTTTTAAGTACTTTACTGGATGTTGATGGTTTTATTTTAAAAAATCGTTCCCCAAGTTGCGGAACTAGAGATGTGAAAATTTATACAGGATATGAAAAATCACCAGTAAAAGAGAAGGGTGTTGGATTTTTTGGTGGAGCTGTACTAAAAAAATTTTCGCATATTGCAGTAGAAGAAGAAGGTAGATTGTCGAATTTTATTATTCGTGAACATTTCTTTACGAGGTTGTTTACAATGGCCCATTTCAAAACAATAAAACAGAGTAAAACTCTGAAAGAATTAGTATCATTTCAGTCAGATCATAAATATTTATTTATGGCATATAATCAGGTGAAACAAAAAAAATTAGGCCGTATTATTGCAAATCATGCAAAGGATAATATTGAAAATATCTTTGAAAATTACGAAAAAACCTTGTATGAATTATTGAAGCGAACACCTCGCTATACATCGAATATAAACGTATGTCAGCATATTTTTGGATACTTTAAAGATAAGCTAAACAAGCAAGAAAAAGAGTATTTTTTAACGCTACTTCAAAAATATGCAGATAAGAAAATACCTCTTAGCAATTTACTTGTAGTTTTAAAGTCGTGGGTCTTACGTTTTGAAGACCACTATTTATTACGACAAACATATTTTGAACCGTACCCTGAAGCATTAGTAGAAATTTCAGATTCCGGAAAAGGAAGAGATTATTAA
- a CDS encoding ArsR/SmtB family transcription factor, with product MNENIAKIASLISDTSRATILVHLMDGRAHPATELAHVAKIKPQTASFHLNKLYEAQIVEVEKHGRHRYYKLANHELAESLEKLLYIAPCEPIRSFKQAKENKEIQYARTCYDHLAEKLGVEITNALLNKQILIKKDTEFTVTKVGEAFFSDFGVNLERLHNKRRAFSRCCLDWTERQHHIAGALGNAILVRMLEQNWITKFEQSRAIHITSLGQQKIYETFSIKL from the coding sequence ATGAATGAAAATATAGCGAAAATCGCTTCCTTAATTAGTGATACATCACGAGCAACTATCTTGGTTCACCTTATGGATGGGCGCGCCCATCCCGCTACTGAATTAGCACATGTTGCAAAAATCAAACCACAAACAGCCAGTTTTCATCTCAATAAATTATATGAGGCACAAATTGTTGAAGTAGAAAAGCATGGCAGACATCGTTATTACAAATTGGCAAATCATGAGCTAGCAGAATCACTAGAAAAGCTATTATACATTGCCCCTTGCGAACCAATTCGATCTTTTAAACAAGCAAAAGAAAATAAAGAAATTCAATATGCAAGAACATGCTATGATCATTTAGCAGAAAAATTAGGAGTTGAGATTACAAATGCTTTATTAAATAAACAAATATTAATAAAAAAGGATACTGAATTTACAGTAACAAAAGTCGGTGAAGCATTTTTTTCAGATTTCGGTGTGAACTTAGAACGATTACACAATAAAAGACGTGCATTCTCCAGATGTTGTTTAGATTGGACCGAGAGACAACACCATATTGCAGGTGCACTGGGAAATGCAATTCTGGTACGAATGTTAGAACAAAATTGGATTACTAAGTTCGAACAATCAAGAGCGATACACATAACTTCATTAGGACAGCAAAAAATTTATGAAACTTTTTCTATAAAACTTTAG
- a CDS encoding flavin reductase family protein, whose product MNSEISKLLGKEIQPKILYYGMPIYLLSTLNEDGTTNISPMSSSWALGKYMILGIGLGGKSVGNLERSRECVINFPSALQWKQVEKIAPYTGVKHVPVYKQEMGYTYQKDKFTMAGFTPLDSQSVKPQRIKECPLQIEANVKQIRIPEYDPFFAIVETEVVHVHAHEEIIKGENHIDPQKWSPLFYNFRHYFSIGEELGKNYRA is encoded by the coding sequence ATGAATTCGGAAATAAGTAAACTATTAGGCAAAGAGATACAGCCAAAGATTTTATATTATGGAATGCCAATTTATTTATTATCAACATTAAATGAAGATGGGACAACAAATATCAGTCCAATGTCTTCTTCATGGGCATTAGGAAAATATATGATTTTAGGCATTGGTTTGGGAGGGAAATCGGTTGGAAATCTTGAAAGGAGTAGAGAATGTGTTATTAATTTCCCTTCTGCATTGCAGTGGAAACAAGTAGAAAAAATCGCACCCTATACTGGAGTAAAACATGTCCCAGTTTATAAACAAGAAATGGGGTATACATATCAAAAAGATAAATTTACAATGGCTGGTTTTACACCATTGGATTCACAGTCAGTAAAGCCACAACGTATTAAAGAATGCCCACTACAAATCGAAGCAAACGTAAAACAAATTAGGATTCCAGAATATGATCCTTTCTTTGCAATTGTTGAAACCGAGGTTGTTCATGTACATGCGCATGAAGAGATAATAAAAGGGGAAAACCATATTGATCCGCAAAAATGGAGTCCGTTATTTTATAATTTTAGACATTATTTTTCAATAGGAGAAGAGTTAGGGAAGAATTATCGAGCTTGA
- a CDS encoding GNAT family N-acetyltransferase, whose amino-acid sequence MIKLEYFERNNFKQLIDWIDSEEFLLQWGGPAFSYPLQNKQLEKYIANANYENANVFVYKVIDQETKKVIGHISLGKIDRINKSARIGKVLVGDTSMRGKSIGKKMMEAVLNVAFVQLKLHRVSLGVFDFNSAAITCYEKVGFVKEGLLRDARKIGDEYWNLWEMSILEYEWFNRM is encoded by the coding sequence ATGATCAAACTTGAGTATTTTGAAAGAAACAATTTTAAGCAACTTATAGATTGGATTGATTCGGAAGAGTTTTTATTACAATGGGGCGGTCCGGCATTTTCATACCCATTACAGAACAAACAATTAGAGAAGTATATAGCGAATGCAAATTATGAAAATGCAAATGTATTTGTTTATAAAGTGATAGATCAAGAAACGAAAAAGGTTATTGGGCATATTTCACTTGGAAAAATTGACCGAATAAATAAATCTGCAAGAATTGGGAAAGTTTTGGTTGGTGATACAAGTATGAGGGGAAAATCTATTGGGAAAAAGATGATGGAAGCAGTGCTCAATGTTGCATTTGTACAATTAAAATTACATAGAGTCTCTCTCGGAGTGTTCGATTTTAATTCAGCTGCTATTACATGCTATGAAAAAGTGGGATTTGTAAAAGAAGGGTTATTAAGAGATGCGAGGAAAATAGGAGATGAATATTGGAATTTGTGGGAAATGAGTATTTTGGAATATGAATGGTTTAATAGAATGTAA
- a CDS encoding DinB family protein, whose protein sequence is METLFRYNWQVRDQWFEWCKQISEEDLLCKRVGGVGSILETLFHIVDVEYSRIRALQGKADFELKFEDYRTLEKVKQLSDSFRTKMEDFTQTWSSNLENKILTASWTDETFKYGEVLRHVIAHEIHHIGQLSIWARQLNLQPVSANLIRRGLMKEAGNSIL, encoded by the coding sequence GTGGAAACTTTATTTCGATACAATTGGCAAGTAAGAGATCAATGGTTTGAATGGTGTAAACAGATTTCGGAAGAAGATTTACTCTGTAAACGTGTTGGAGGAGTAGGGAGTATTTTAGAAACTTTATTTCATATTGTAGATGTAGAGTATAGCAGGATACGTGCGCTTCAAGGGAAAGCAGATTTCGAACTGAAGTTTGAAGATTATAGAACGCTAGAAAAAGTGAAGCAGCTTTCTGATTCCTTTCGAACTAAAATGGAAGACTTTACACAAACATGGTCAAGTAATTTAGAGAATAAAATATTAACAGCCTCATGGACTGATGAGACGTTCAAATATGGCGAGGTTCTACGTCATGTGATTGCTCATGAGATCCATCATATTGGTCAATTATCTATTTGGGCAAGACAATTGAATCTTCAGCCTGTGTCAGCAAATTTAATTAGAAGAGGTTTAATGAAAGAAGCTGGGAATTCTATTTTGTAA
- a CDS encoding shikimate kinase yields the protein MKSIIPNKIHIIGSVGSGKTTLARALSYQLNIPYYELDNVVWRRTKNGDIRNTPKERDEQLYNIVNSNAWIIEGAHHKWVSQSFQKADLIIFLDVSVVKRIVRIIKRFILQLLNLEKANYKPTFKMLMKMFKWTNDFEKDSKSEILRMLKQHEEKLIILKDNTEMKVSRVGLSRLNRDILIGKVVIKID from the coding sequence TTGAAAAGTATTATACCTAATAAAATTCATATCATTGGTTCTGTTGGAAGTGGAAAAACAACCTTAGCAAGAGCATTATCTTATCAATTAAATATTCCTTATTATGAGCTAGATAATGTTGTTTGGAGAAGGACTAAAAATGGAGATATAAGAAATACACCTAAGGAAAGAGATGAACAACTTTACAATATTGTAAATTCAAATGCTTGGATTATTGAAGGTGCCCATCATAAATGGGTATCGCAAAGCTTTCAAAAAGCAGATTTAATCATATTCTTAGATGTAAGTGTAGTGAAGAGGATAGTCAGAATAATAAAAAGATTTATTTTGCAGTTACTTAACCTGGAAAAGGCTAACTATAAGCCCACATTTAAAATGTTAATGAAAATGTTTAAGTGGACGAATGATTTTGAAAAAGATAGTAAATCAGAAATTTTGAGGATGTTAAAACAGCATGAGGAGAAATTGATTATTCTGAAAGATAATACAGAGATGAAAGTATCGAGAGTAGGATTGTCACGCTTAAATCGAGACATTTTAATCGGAAAAGTTGTGATAAAAATTGACTAA
- a CDS encoding glycosyltransferase, protein MDRNGCFVGTDGEQDVKFSIIIPAHNEEKYIGRCLDSIVVASKFYKNQVEVIVVLNRCSDCTEEIAQSYHCITLQDENKNLSKIRNAGAKIARGEIIVTIDADSWMSENMLREIDKHLETGKYIGGGVKGKFERISLGIIVSGLLLIIPLIFKYGFVSVGMFWCYRKDFEAIGGFNEDLLMAEDAEFAMRLKKYGKIHGKSFTTIKKAYMTTSCRKFDEHGDWTLVKRPQIILAYLKGTNKKYADELYYEKKKGK, encoded by the coding sequence ATGGATAGAAATGGTTGTTTTGTCGGAACAGATGGTGAACAAGATGTTAAGTTTTCCATTATCATACCTGCACACAATGAAGAAAAATATATTGGTAGATGTCTTGATTCCATTGTGGTTGCATCCAAATTTTATAAAAATCAAGTCGAGGTAATTGTTGTATTAAATCGTTGTAGTGATTGCACAGAAGAAATTGCACAATCTTATCATTGTATAACTTTACAAGATGAGAATAAGAACCTATCTAAAATTAGAAATGCTGGGGCGAAAATAGCTCGAGGAGAAATCATTGTTACAATTGATGCTGATAGCTGGATGAGTGAGAATATGTTAAGAGAAATAGATAAGCATTTAGAAACTGGAAAATATATAGGAGGGGGAGTAAAAGGGAAATTTGAACGTATTTCATTAGGAATTATTGTTTCAGGATTATTGTTAATTATTCCTCTCATTTTCAAATATGGATTCGTTTCTGTCGGAATGTTTTGGTGTTATAGAAAGGATTTTGAAGCTATTGGTGGTTTTAATGAGGATTTATTAATGGCTGAAGATGCGGAATTTGCAATGCGTTTAAAAAAATACGGTAAGATCCATGGAAAAAGCTTTACTACCATTAAAAAAGCTTATATGACAACATCTTGTAGAAAATTTGATGAGCATGGTGATTGGACTTTAGTAAAGAGACCTCAAATTATTTTGGCATATTTAAAGGGAACAAATAAGAAGTATGCAGATGAATTATACTATGAAAAGAAAAAAGGGAAATAA
- a CDS encoding D-alanyl-D-alanine carboxypeptidase family protein has protein sequence MQHFKNLVLLILSFLITAILVFYFYFYVNGPSIKAKSAILIDATSEEIVYKKNEDTPFSSASLSKMMTEYIVLEQIQKGKIKWDDRVKISNSSIQMEGNNIDITFEDQITIRDLFHAMVLASDNSAAVFLAEHISKSEQDFTNLMNEKATQLGLSNKTYFANATGVINKQKESKITALDASKLAQHLITDYPMILEITQLTSYQFTFKDIHVFNTNKMLYSLDSKIKFKGVDGLQTSFSNPAGYSFASTAKQGNKRFISIVMEANGENSAFIETKKLFTYGSEPTHLPSLQSVKDYLISWISLLQFKNLFLQTIIIFVIIAISLFVHIRKKDSEDF, from the coding sequence ATGCAACATTTTAAGAATTTGGTGCTTCTTATATTGTCTTTTCTTATTACTGCAATTCTTGTTTTTTATTTTTATTTCTATGTAAACGGACCTTCAATTAAAGCGAAATCAGCTATTTTAATAGATGCAACATCAGAAGAGATTGTATATAAAAAAAATGAAGATACCCCTTTCTCCTCAGCAAGTTTATCAAAAATGATGACAGAGTATATTGTGTTAGAACAAATACAAAAAGGAAAAATCAAGTGGGATGATCGTGTGAAAATAAGTAATTCTTCCATTCAAATGGAAGGAAATAATATCGATATAACTTTTGAAGATCAAATAACGATTCGAGATTTGTTTCATGCAATGGTTCTTGCATCTGATAATAGTGCGGCCGTATTTTTAGCAGAACATATTTCAAAAAGCGAACAAGACTTTACGAATTTAATGAATGAAAAAGCGACACAATTAGGATTATCTAATAAAACGTATTTTGCAAATGCAACCGGCGTAATAAATAAACAAAAAGAATCTAAAATAACAGCCTTAGATGCCTCGAAACTAGCCCAGCATTTAATAACGGATTATCCTATGATATTAGAAATCACCCAATTAACTTCTTATCAATTCACCTTCAAAGATATACATGTTTTCAATACAAATAAAATGTTGTATTCACTTGATAGTAAAATAAAATTCAAAGGAGTCGATGGTTTACAAACTAGCTTTTCAAATCCTGCTGGATATAGTTTTGCTAGTACAGCAAAACAAGGAAACAAGAGGTTTATTTCGATTGTAATGGAGGCAAATGGAGAAAATAGTGCTTTTATCGAAACAAAAAAACTATTTACTTATGGTTCCGAGCCTACTCACCTTCCATCTCTTCAATCTGTTAAGGATTATTTGATATCGTGGATATCTCTGCTTCAGTTTAAAAATCTATTTTTACAAACAATAATAATTTTTGTTATTATTGCCATTTCACTATTCGTACATATACGAAAAAAAGATTCAGAGGATTTTTAA
- a CDS encoding sensor histidine kinase, translating to MRNETFDILKVIPKWKIVFWLLISILLTPITEVVISRLVTSVIDSSLTLTALSGEFVRIVGYEKYMGLKESLWTMMGSYLFLFSIFSFYVYIFYRHEKKLYYEVCIKQMIDEIRYIADGNFNHKVSILQHNYLEDLATGVNHIVEQLKVSIEEERQTEQAKSELITNVSHDLRTPLTSIVGYVNLIHHDNYRDEVELRHYIQVIYDKVNRLNMLMNDLFEYTRVQNNELQLNTVLIDIIELLGQLSVQFRMQFQEANIECRLSFPPEKLMVLADGDKLVRVFENLIMNAITYGNDGKFIDITAYQDGNMIVIDITNYGQPIPSTDLAHIFERFYRVEKSRSAYTGGSGLGLAIAKSIVEIHDGTIEVYSDTEQTTFTVKLLSYKQ from the coding sequence TTGAGAAATGAGACATTTGACATATTAAAAGTCATTCCGAAATGGAAAATTGTTTTTTGGCTTTTAATATCTATTTTGCTTACACCAATTACCGAGGTTGTCATATCCCGTCTTGTTACGAGTGTAATTGACAGTTCCCTTACATTAACGGCATTAAGTGGAGAATTTGTCAGAATCGTCGGCTACGAAAAGTATATGGGATTAAAGGAGTCTCTTTGGACAATGATGGGATCCTATCTGTTTTTATTCTCAATTTTTTCATTCTATGTTTATATTTTCTATCGTCACGAAAAAAAACTATATTATGAAGTATGCATAAAGCAAATGATTGACGAAATTCGTTATATTGCGGATGGTAATTTTAATCATAAAGTATCTATTTTACAACATAATTATTTAGAAGACTTAGCAACTGGTGTCAATCACATTGTAGAGCAGTTAAAAGTTTCAATTGAAGAAGAACGTCAAACTGAACAAGCCAAAAGTGAACTCATCACAAATGTATCACATGACTTACGGACACCGCTAACATCCATAGTTGGCTATGTTAATCTCATACATCATGATAATTACAGAGATGAAGTAGAATTACGTCATTATATTCAAGTTATTTATGACAAAGTAAATCGATTAAACATGCTAATGAATGACTTATTTGAGTATACGCGTGTTCAAAATAACGAGTTACAACTAAATACTGTACTTATTGATATAATTGAACTACTTGGTCAACTATCTGTTCAATTTCGTATGCAATTCCAGGAAGCCAATATTGAGTGTAGACTTTCATTTCCACCAGAAAAACTTATGGTCCTTGCTGATGGAGATAAATTAGTACGTGTATTTGAGAACTTAATTATGAATGCTATAACGTATGGTAATGATGGGAAATTTATTGATATAACAGCTTATCAAGACGGAAACATGATTGTAATCGATATTACAAATTACGGACAGCCTATCCCAAGTACAGATTTAGCACATATTTTTGAACGCTTCTATCGTGTTGAAAAATCCCGTTCTGCATACACGGGAGGATCAGGCCTTGGATTAGCGATTGCAAAAAGTATTGTGGAGATTCACGATGGAACGATTGAGGTATATAGCGATACTGAACAAACAACATTTACTGTGAAGCTTCTTTCATATAAGCAATAA
- a CDS encoding response regulator transcription factor, which translates to MERNILIIDDDKEIVELLAVYLRNEGYSIYKAYDGDEALHMLSLYQIDLMILDIMMPKRNGLEVCQQVREENTVPILMLSAKAEDMDKILGLMTGADDYMIKPFNPLELIARVKALLRRSSFQQVTSLNDDGIIRIRSVEIHKHNHTVKVNGEYIKLTSIEFDILYLLASNTGRVFSSEEIFERVWNEDGYGSNKTVMVHISNLREKLETGTNGEKLIHTVWGVGYKIEK; encoded by the coding sequence ATGGAAAGAAACATTTTAATTATTGATGATGATAAAGAAATTGTAGAATTACTAGCCGTTTATTTACGAAATGAAGGCTACAGCATTTATAAAGCATATGATGGTGATGAAGCGTTACACATGCTCTCACTTTATCAGATTGACCTTATGATATTAGATATTATGATGCCAAAACGAAATGGACTAGAAGTTTGCCAGCAAGTTAGAGAAGAAAATACGGTACCTATTCTTATGCTAAGTGCAAAAGCCGAAGATATGGATAAAATCCTAGGTCTTATGACAGGTGCAGATGATTATATGATTAAGCCCTTTAATCCATTAGAATTAATAGCTAGAGTTAAAGCGCTATTACGTAGATCTTCATTCCAACAAGTTACATCACTTAATGATGATGGTATTATTCGCATCCGCTCTGTTGAAATACATAAACATAATCATACTGTGAAAGTGAATGGAGAGTATATTAAACTTACATCTATTGAATTTGATATCTTATATTTACTTGCCAGCAATACTGGTAGAGTATTTAGTTCAGAGGAAATATTTGAACGAGTTTGGAATGAGGATGGTTATGGTTCCAATAAAACTGTAATGGTTCATATTAGTAACCTAAGAGAAAAACTTGAAACAGGAACGAATGGTGAAAAACTCATCCATACTGTTTGGGGAGTAGGTTATAAAATTGAGAAATGA